A region of Lacinutrix sp. Hel_I_90 DNA encodes the following proteins:
- a CDS encoding glycosyltransferase family 2 protein, with protein sequence MKIAVVILNWNGKALLEKFLPSVVAYSKEATVYVADNASTDDSITFVTAAFPSVNIIKNKSNGGYAKGYNDALKGIDADVFCLLNSDIEVTKNWLTPVVETFKKEPNTAIIQPKILDYHNKTHFEYAGAAGGYLDKYAYPFCRGRIFDTIEKDKGQYNKNSQIFWASGACFFIRKQVFERLNGFDASFFAHMEEIDLCWRAFNFGYTSKYVGESKVYHVGGATLNASNPRKTYLNFRNSLFTLTKNAGGNTLFLIVIRLVLDGLAAFKFLLALKPAHSLAVLKAHFNFYFNLPRVLKQRKLMPRKGHYFRTKSIVWSYFISKKKTFKRL encoded by the coding sequence ATGAAAATAGCAGTAGTCATATTAAATTGGAACGGAAAAGCACTTTTAGAAAAGTTCTTACCTTCCGTTGTCGCTTATTCAAAAGAAGCTACAGTTTACGTAGCAGATAATGCATCGACTGATGATTCTATAACTTTTGTTACAGCAGCATTTCCTTCTGTAAACATCATTAAAAACAAAAGCAATGGTGGCTATGCTAAAGGGTATAACGATGCCTTAAAAGGTATTGATGCTGATGTTTTTTGTTTGCTAAACAGTGATATTGAAGTGACCAAAAACTGGCTCACTCCAGTTGTCGAAACATTTAAAAAAGAACCCAATACAGCTATCATACAGCCCAAAATATTAGATTACCACAATAAAACTCATTTTGAATATGCGGGTGCGGCTGGAGGCTATTTAGATAAATATGCTTACCCGTTTTGTCGCGGGCGTATTTTTGACACTATTGAAAAAGACAAAGGTCAATACAATAAAAATTCACAAATTTTCTGGGCCTCTGGCGCATGTTTTTTTATTAGAAAGCAAGTTTTTGAAAGGTTAAATGGGTTTGACGCGTCCTTTTTTGCGCACATGGAAGAAATTGATTTATGTTGGCGCGCCTTTAATTTTGGTTATACTTCAAAATATGTTGGAGAATCTAAAGTTTATCATGTAGGAGGCGCTACTTTAAATGCTAGCAATCCAAGAAAAACATACCTCAACTTTAGAAATAGTTTATTTACTTTAACAAAGAATGCAGGAGGAAACACTTTATTTCTAATAGTTATTCGTTTGGTTTTAGATGGGTTAGCAGCTTTTAAATTTTTATTAGCATTAAAACCAGCCCACAGTCTTGCGGTTTTAAAAGCACATTTTAATTTCTATTTTAATCTTCCAAGAGTACTGAAACAACGAAAATTAATGCCCCGAAAAGGGCATTATTTCCGTACAAAATCTATTGTATGGTCTTATTTTATAAGTAAAAAGAAGACTTTTAAACGTTTATAA